ATACATGGCTAACATCTCATTCACGTCTCTCTGAGCAGAAAGGGAAAGCAGGGAGAAGGAAACAGGGGAGGGATAGCGGCCACTAagcagaggaggtggagatCTTAGACTTTcacgtgttgttgttgtttttaccctGTCATTTTCCAAAGCAGTGAGTTCTCAGTCCAGAGAGCTGATTGGCTGGTTTAAAGATCCCCCAACTGTCTCTGTGCTCTATACCAGACAGAGAGTAGAGGAGAGATCACACACCACCAGGCTACGCATTACAGAGAAGTAGAATCAAGTTTCCCAACCGTGATGGCTAATGTTTCTGTAATAACATTGTTTGTTCTTTCAGGGTTAAATGAAACAGTGAACCACAGATCTATTATCTTCTTTCTCAGCTTGCTGTGTTACTGCACAATACTTGTGGTGAATGTTTCTCTGATTGTGATCATCATCTTGGATAACAGCCTCCATGAACCAATGTATATTCTGCTGTGTGCTTTTTTCATGAATGGACTTTATGGAACAACAGGTTTCTACCCCAAATTTCTCTGGGATCTGCTCTCTCCTGTTCACGTTATCTCTTATTCTGGATGTCTTGTTCAGGCTCTGGTCATGTACTCTTTTGCCTGCAGTGATCTGTCCATTCTTGCTCTCATGGCCTATGACAGGTATCTGGCTATATGTCGACCACTGGAGTACCACTCTGTCATGTCCAAGCACAGAGTCACTAagttagcatttttttcttggttAATGCCTTTCTGCATTATAGCAACAAACATCTATCTAACATCCAGGGTAAAGTTATGCAGCTCATATATTGACAGACTGTTTTGTGTGAACTGGAGCATTGTTCAACTGGCATGTTTTCCAGAAGAAACCACCATTAATGGCATAGTTGCAAACATTACAATAATCACTTATGTGCTTCATGGTCTTTTCATAGTTTGGTCCTACTTGTATCTCATCAAAACTTGCACCAGTTCTTTAGAAAACAGAGCAAAGTTCATGCAGACATGTGTACCACATTTGACCTCCTTACTcacttttcttttcactgtgCTCTTTGATGTTATGACTTTGCGGCTTGCTTCAAAAGATTTCCCTCAAATGCTTATAAACTTCATAGCGATAGAATTTCTCATCATACCTCCTATTATGAATCCTCTCATTTATGGTTTTAAACTGACTAAAATTCGAAACAAAATTGTTGGTGTGGTctcttttaaaatgaatgtaaagtAGCATTTTATTACATTCAAATCAATGATTGATTTagaattttctgcttttttcacaATATGCGCTAAACCAGATGTATCCACTAAGGGGCATCTTAACAGCTGTACAATTATACATTTACACTAAATGTATTTTGGATGGTCACTTACTTGATAATTGTTTTGCAATTAGGAATAAAAtggatgtaaatgtaaaatttgatatttttcattatgtttttgATCATGTCAGatatttgcagtgattttgctTTTTCAATAGACTGGACatgcacaaaagacaaaagacaggGAGGCCCAACACCTGTTGAATAACATGTAGGTGGActatctgaaacaaaaacagtccacTAGAGGACTCTAGTGGCTTACTGACAGACTCAACATGTGCCGTTTAtcacaccaagaaaaaaaaaggagatttttaCAGCATGTATAACTGtgttgcatacatttttttttctgtcattttgacacTTTCTGGACGTCTTTGTCTGATGATCACCAGAACTATGATTTTGCTGATTGTAATTTGTTGCTGATAATTATGGACAACAATTTCTACACTGATGAGATCCTCAGTTTTAAACATGTTGGCTGAAACCCAATATTGTTTCTTCATTTCATCTCTTGAATTTGACAGCTactgttttgactgtttttcagAAAATCAATTTAAGATAATTCCATCTTACAAAGTTCACCTCAAAGAGAATTAACACTGTGAATttcagcattatttttttagcagatttagaGGTGTGTTCTATTTGTCAGATCAGTTGAAAgatctgaaatattttaatttatcacGATTCTGTTCCacttctatctttttttttttcctcaaagctTGTGTTTTACTTGTTTAAACTGAAGCTGTGTTAAGCTCACTGGAGTGTTTTCCTGGTTGAAATTGCCTGCGATATTTGCATTTCTTCATTTCTGCTCAGTCAAACAAGCATTGTCACTTTATGTACTTCACAATTCACAGCCACTATGACTGATGTGTTCTTTAAAGCtgaataaataatgatttttctgttctttagtAGAACTAGCTCATGCATTAAAttctaaaaacatatttcttacATAGCAGAAAGGACATATGTGTGAATTCCTGTGAGAAAACCTCAAATGATAATAACCCATTGTGCTATGGACAGTTTTAAagtaaaagcttttattttgaagttgtccAGAACTAATTAGCTTTAGTGATGGTGTCGAACTCAGATGTAaatatctgtttgttttgtctattCTCTGTAAAATTGCCATTATGTGAAGCTGAGAACACACAACATATTTATTAGCATCTTTTAGGATGTGCTGAAAGGATTTAAAATTCTCTTTACATCTAGCATGTTTGTTTTGGTGAGAACTGATTCAACTGATCTTACATCAACTTAGTTTGAAATTTGAAGTAGTCAAAAACATGCTAGTTCTTTGGTTTACTtcaggatatttttaaaaagtatcagAGATCTACAAGTGAAGAGATTGAAAAGTAACTCAACATGTAGTCTACCAGCAGTTGAAAAAGTATTCTTCACTTAACAAGTACAAATACCACAGTATGAAAACACTCCactacaaatttaaatatcTGTTGTCAATCTATTTAAAATTATCATAGCATGTCATACATAAGTATCAAAACAGTCATTGTGCAGTAAAAGGTTCCCTGTCAGAGTTCTAATATTACTGCTACAGATGTTGCATTTTCAAGCCACATATGTTTAAAGTTATGCTTGTTTTAACTACTTTCTACACTAATGGGTAGTTTCATCGACAGCAATGTATCATATTATATATGATCATCACATATTTGCAGAGCTGCTGCCCTTTGGGAACCATGTGTCTCTAAAAAATCTGCTCTTTGTGAGCTCAGAGAGACATCCctgttttcagctttctgacaTTTGTGCATTTTCCAACCAATCTCAGAGAGGTTTAAATAGTTTATTTAGCTAAAGGACTGGGAGAGTTTTCTCAGgactgaaaaaacacacttaATTCTTCAGTTACTGGCACTGGCAACGAATACTGTCAGGCAAATGTAGTGGAGTACATTATGGACCTCTGTGAAATAAGGATTAGCAGTCAAAAGTTGCAGaacatggaaatactcaagtaaaattAAAGtgcagtgcctataaaaagtatttaacTTTACTAGAATTTTCCTCCCTTGTAttactttttaacatttaagcatggtcaatttaatttggctttttttgacaagaatgtacaaaaaagactctttcatgtcaaaataaaaacagatttgtacaatgtcaataaattaaaaatataaaatgtataataCGTGATTGCATCAGTATATACCACCTTCAAGTCGGGGTTAgggttaaagtgtgtgtgtatgtatgtatgtatatgtacactaccgttcaaaagtttggggtcaccaagacaatttctttacactttattcatgtgctaacataattgcacaagggttttctaatcatcaattcacctttcaacaccattagctaacacaatgtagcattagaacacaagagtgatggttgctggaaatgttcctctgtacccttatggagatattccattaaatatcagctgtttccagctagaatattcatttaccacaataacaagggctagactgcatttctgattaatttattattatctttcaaaactaaggacatttaaaagtgaccccaaactacacacataaacacacattatGTTGGACCCTTAGCACCAGTAGACTCAAACCAGGAAAACAATGAGTTGGAGTTCCTAAACTAAGATTTGATATCATGTGTATGAGAAGTTAAGGAACCTGCAGGTTTCTGTATGAACCAGCTGAGAGTTCCACCAGTATTTGGACTCCCTGTGGTGAAAATGCTCACAGTCCCTCCCCTCCTGCACCGACCAACAAGGATTTGTTCGCCCAAGTCAacaaattgctgaaaaaatacagtgaaattagGAATTAAATATGAATACTGTCCACTTTGCTGCTTCACATGTGATAACAGCATCCCCTGCTGGACATCAGCAGTGTTGTGGCACCATATTGAGATCGTTTTCGTTTAaatcacacacacgcatgcatgcatacaaacacacacatatatttcaCTCATTCAGTCTGATGAAGTGATGCCATTCTGTCATTCTGACAATTTTCTATTAATGTTTCTCCCTGTTTGATTCTGACATACCCACCACAGTGACGGAGACAGCAATACTCATGCAATATTTGTCATACATGCAAGATTGAACAATAAACCAAGTAATGAATGATACCGACAGTTGTGATTGAGCTTAGGACTCAACCAGAGAACAGCTGCTACGTAACAAATGATTGAACTGCAGCAACGAACCGTGACTCTGTGTGTAGGAGCTCACATGTCCGAGGTACGAAAAGTCCACAGTGTGACTTGCCGCTAGGTCGTGACCCAGACTTATCCTATCTCCATGTCAAGAATTTATAGGTAATCAATGAAGATGCTGCCACGGTTGCGTCACATGCATGAATACTGGCAGCTGACTCTCTTTGGCGATGCACACATAGATCCTGTTTGATGCTGCATATATTTAACAAAGTCAGAGTAAAAACTCCTTCAAATAACTGGAAACAACAACTTCAGGtccttcagtaaaaaaaataaataaaaatcatgaatattCATTATTGGTGAGTCTTACTAATCTGACTTGGTAAAGATTATTTTCaatgcagtaaaatgtttttttaataaacattttagtTTGCCACTAACAGATCTGACATTGCAAAGCGAACAACAAAGGTGGTTTGCTTCCTAGCTATCAGGAAATGTTCACGCCACATTAGCTAAAATTAATTACAAG
This DNA window, taken from Amphiprion ocellaris isolate individual 3 ecotype Okinawa chromosome 11, ASM2253959v1, whole genome shotgun sequence, encodes the following:
- the LOC111567231 gene encoding olfactory receptor 5F1-like, with product MANVSVITLFVLSGLNETVNHRSIIFFLSLLCYCTILVVNVSLIVIIILDNSLHEPMYILLCAFFMNGLYGTTGFYPKFLWDLLSPVHVISYSGCLVQALVMYSFACSDLSILALMAYDRYLAICRPLEYHSVMSKHRVTKLAFFSWLMPFCIIATNIYLTSRVKLCSSYIDRLFCVNWSIVQLACFPEETTINGIVANITIITYVLHGLFIVWSYLYLIKTCTSSLENRAKFMQTCVPHLTSLLTFLFTVLFDVMTLRLASKDFPQMLINFIAIEFLIIPPIMNPLIYGFKLTKIRNKIVGVVSFKMNVK